A region from the Canis lupus familiaris isolate Mischka breed German Shepherd chromosome 3, alternate assembly UU_Cfam_GSD_1.0, whole genome shotgun sequence genome encodes:
- the LOC102154571 gene encoding U1 small nuclear ribonucleoprotein C-like has protein sequence MPKFYCDYYDTYLTHESPSVRKTHCSGRKHKENVKDYYQKWMEEQTQSLINKTTTAFQQGKMPPTPFSAPPPAGAMIPPPPSLPGPPCPGMMQARHIGGPPMMPMMGPPPPGMMPMGPVPGMRPPMGGHMPMMPGPPMMRPPAHPKMVPTWPGMTRPDR, from the coding sequence ATGCCTAAGTTTTATTGTGACTACTATGACACATACCTCACCCATGAATCTCCATCTGTGAGAAAGACACACTGCAGTGGtaggaaacacaaagagaatgtGAAAGACTACTATCAGAAATGGATGGAAGAACAGACTCAGAGCCTGATCAACAAAACAACTACTGCATTTCAACAAGGAAAGATGCCTCCTACTCCattttctgctcctcctcctgcaggggcAATGATCCCACCTCCCCCCAGTCTCCCGGGTCCTCCTTGCCCTGGTATGATGCAGGCCCGCCATATTGGGGGCCCTCCCATGATGCCAATGAtgggccctcctcctcctgggatgATGCCAATGGGACCTGTTCCTGGAATGAGGCCACCTATGGGAGGCCACATGCCAATGATGCCTGGGCCCCCAATGATGAGACCTCCTGCCCATCCCAAGATGGTGCCCACTTGGCCAGGAATGACTCGACCAGACAGATAA